Proteins encoded together in one Cicer arietinum cultivar CDC Frontier isolate Library 1 chromosome 4, Cicar.CDCFrontier_v2.0, whole genome shotgun sequence window:
- the LOC113786184 gene encoding uncharacterized protein produces MKNCPFTLRCVPLSVGEGWKISVRCGTHNHELLDTVTGHSYLGRLNEEERKFVNDMTKYKLAPRFILNALKVRNETNVTIPSQIYKARSTYRSSLRGPYTEMQHLLKLIQQENYVHWTRRRENSDILRDIFWTHPDCIKLLNTFHFVLICDSTYKTNRYRLPLLEIVGVTSTSLTFSVGFAYLEKERQDNFIWAFEKVRMLFKSESLISKVIVTDRDLAMMNAISVVFPTSIHLLCRFHIEKNVGARCKQYVKKDRQEEVMDLWKKIVYSTSVEEYDHHLQQFEILCADIILFVDYVKDSWLTPYKERFVNVWTNRVMHLGNTTSNRVESAHWRLKNMLQTSFGDLCKSWDAVNMMLKNQICIIQSSFQKTIKDVEHGYNSQFFQNLHHCVSRKCMKLIDNQLERVKIVGTNKTECGCSIRTTHGLPCACELAKLQINGNAIPLDSIHDFWKQLSIAHELEDEESLSDYDFSEELEAMKAYMKTHDIISQRIFKAKVREVVFPHTTSILAPPEKVRTKGASKKKKEFDTPRDPSYWEYVDASQESAKARQPSQSSQRSARQQSQSSQHSFKTQFPTYIRPYIEDIVDVVADGNFGFRAIAALLGWTEESWALVRSQLDKEIGLHKDVYSNVFDDNVESVRNSLKISKLGAQGKDKWMSLPDLGYVIATLYNVILVSLSRNLNMTFFPLNKSPSKETFGQSLLAIGFVNENHWVQIKLKSDCPLPPTSQKWKDFCSDTAKSWEVAYAARMKHWERIDPSFIRSSCISLNED; encoded by the exons atgaaaaattgtccatttactctcagatgtgtaccattaagtgtcggtgaaggatggaaaattagtgttcgttgtgggACACACAATCATGAATTACTTGATACTGTAACCGGTCATTCctatttggggcgtttaaacgaagaagagaggaaatttgtcaatgatatgacaaagtataagcttgcacccagattcattctaaatgctttgaaagtgAGAAATGAAACCAATGTCACTATTcccagtcaaatatataaagcaaggagtacttatcgatcatcattgagaggtccgtacacagaaatgcagcatctgttgaagttaatacaacaagaaaattatgtgcattggacaagaagacgggaaaattctgatattttgagagatattttttggacgcatcctgactgtataaagttgttaaacacatttcattttgttttgatatgtgatagcacatacaaaacaaacagatatcggttgccattacttgaaatagtCGGTGTCActtctactagtttgacattttcagttgggtttgcttatttggaaaaagagcgacaagataacttcatctgggcatttgaGAAGGTACGAATGTTGTTCAAATCTGAGTCTttgatttctaaagttattgtgactgatagagatcttgccatgatgaatgcgattagtgttgtgtttcctacttcaatacatttgctatgtcgttttcatattgaaaaaaatgttggggcaagatgcaaacaatatgtcaaaaaggatagacaagaagaagtaatggatttatggaaaaagattgtctattcgactagtgtggaagagtatgatcatcatttgcaacaatttgagatattgtgtgccgatattattctttttgttgattatgtgaaagattcatggttaacaccttacaaagaaaggtttgtcaacgtttggaccaatagagtgatgcatttggggaacacaacatctaacag agttgagtctgctcattggagattgaaaaacatgcttcaaactagttttggtgatttgtgtaaaagcTGGGATGcagtgaatatgatgttgaagaaccaaatatgtatcattcagtcttcttttcagaaaaccatcaaggatgttgagcacgggtataattcacaattttttcaaaatctacatcactgtgtatcaagaaagtgtatgaaattaattgataaCCAGTTGGAAAGGGTGAAGATTGTAGGCACTAACAAAACAGAATGTGGTTGTTCAATtagaacaactcatggattaccatgtgcttgtgagttggctAAGTTGCAGATAAATGGTAATGCtatccctttagatagcattcatgATTTTTGGAAACAGTTAAGCATTGCACATGaattagaggatgaagaatctttatcagattatgacttttctgaagagttggaagcaatgaaagcgtacatgaaGACACACGATATTataagtcaaaggatattcaaggcaaaggtgcgtgaagttgtatttccacataccacatcaatacttgcaccaccAGAGAAAGTGAGAACCAAGGGAGCaagtaaaaagaagaaagaatttgatactcctcgtgatccttcatattgggagtatgttgatgcctctcaagaatctgcaaaggCAAGGCAACCATCTCAATCATCTCAACGTTCTGCAAGGCAACAATCTCAATCATCTCAGCATTCTTTTAAGACACAATTTCCTACTTATATACGTCCGTATATTGAGGACATAGTAGATGTTGTGGCTGATGGAAATTTTGGGTTTCGTGCAATTGCAGCATTGCTAGGTTGGACCGAAGAATCTTGGGCTTTAGTTCGAtcacaattggataaagagattgGTCTACATAAAGATGTTTATTCTAATGTTTTTGATGACAATGTTGAATCAGTGCGGaactcattgaaaatatcaaaattgggtgctcaaggaaaagataagtggatgtctttaccagacttgggttacgtgatagcaacactatataatgtcatattggtgtcGTTGTCTCGTAATCTGAATATGACATTTTTCCCGCTAAACAAATCACCATCGAAAGAGACCTTTGGGCAGTCTTTACTAGCAATTGGATTTGTTAACGAGAATCATTGGGTACAG atcaaattgaagtctgattgtcctttgccacctacgtcacaaaaatggaaagacttTTGTAGTGACACAGCAAAGAGTTGGGAAGTAGCTTATGCAGCACGtatgaagcattgggaacgcattgatccatcatttatcagatcatcttgtatttcattaaatgaagattag